In Esox lucius isolate fEsoLuc1 chromosome 6, fEsoLuc1.pri, whole genome shotgun sequence, the following proteins share a genomic window:
- the LOC105010664 gene encoding filensin isoform X1, producing the protein MYKTSYLHEVRKEKYERSDIFEEPLSPDASAGACAIQGWESLQELNSRFARYINRARVLEQRNAVFRKQLETLQRMEEASGLEEAFTEQIDLNRQRIRELSADRAKLERELKDACRMLDEFTNKYRNECEYQEQLRGTLEQLNKEADYALLKNLEFQIQSQFLQDDINSTKDRHRKNMAEIQTYVNILHQINQAIPLMPNMAVGISEEQEKQLAQRRVPALQSQLEEYKSALCQLQAQKKRLQTETSVLENSIKSTQESYDDEIQLYNEKIESLRKDIEEAEKSLEKYTNECRHLAMYQTSLENELERYKRIIENEDNRLNSAIIGTPITLFTTNYRYTHKPMVSSRGRDITQAIQDITSVKPRQKNLAKKVMKKKEINPKDVMDSGPEERDGGVEATDDVKQGAGEEEVEGEVKKEQTNPLYTGTSPEDVPDGAQISKAFDTLCNIVRDRMRRYKKPEPIADFYTKGRYVLVTGDSSYLHPHFCTSTPSAGHVLVTICDSAVSPYDPFGPSPSPPYPQPMPAPLPLTPTLPSDGEEGKGEDKGGKGGSKGKSRNGDPKPSSMDPTPPPQPNPTPAPCPHPKDPKGPSNPSGPKGGKDDSYHRGSSPMPSPRGASSMPPDSMSYEKVEMVESVEKISKDRKTKGYEETAMLVETMIEKTTKKRH; encoded by the exons ATGTACAAGACCAGTTACCTGCACGAGGTGCGCAAGGAGAAGTACGAGCGCTCCGACATATTCGAGGAGCCTTTGTCGCCTGACGCGTCGGCGGGCGCTTGTGCCATCCAGGGCTGGGAGAGCCTGCAGGAACTTAACAGCCGCTTTGCCCGATACATCAACCGGGCACGCGTGCTAGAGCAGCGCAATGCCGTGTTCCGCAAGCAGCTGGAGACGCTGCAGCGAATGGAGGAGGCCAGCGGGCTTGAGGAGGCCTTTACGGAACAGATAGATCTGAACAGGCAGCGCATCCGCGAGCTCTCTGCTGATCGTGCAAAACTTGAGCGTGAGCTCAAGGATGCATGCCGCATGCTGGACGAGTTCACCAACAA ATACAGAAATGAATGTGAGTATCAAGAACAGCTGCGGGGTACATTGGAACAACTCAACAAG GAGGCTGACTATGCCCTGCTGAAGAACCTGGAGTTTCAGATCCAGTCTCAGTTCCTTCAGGATGACATCAACTCCaccaaagacagacacaggaag AACATGGCGGAGATCCAGACATATGTAAACATCCTGCACCAGATCAATCAGGCGATCCCACTGATGCCCAATATGGCTGTGGGCATCTCTGAG GAGCAGGAGAAGCAGCTGGCCCAGAGAAGAGTTCCAGCCCTGCAGAGTCAACTGGAGGAGTACAAGAGTGCCCTCTGCCAGCTCCAAGCACAGAAAAAGCGTCTGCAAACCGAG ACATCAGTGTTGGAGAATTCCATTAAGAGCACACAGGAGAGCTATGATGATGAGATCCAGCTGTACAATGAGAAGATTGAGTCCCTGAGGAAGGACATCGAGGAGGCAGAGAAGTCCCTGGAGAAGTACACCAATGAGTGTCGCCACTTGGCCATGTACCAGACCTCCCTGGAAAATGAGCTGGAAAGATACAAAAGGATCATCGAGAACGAGGACAACAG GTTGAATTCAGCCATAATCGGGACTCCGATTACCTTGTTCACTACAAATTACCGCTACACCCACAAACCCATGGTGTCCAGCAGGGGCAGAG acaTCACCCAAGCCATCCAGGACATCACCAGTGTCAAGCCTCGCCAGAAGAACCTGGCTAAGAAGGTCATGAAGAAGAAGGAGATCAACCCCAAAGACGTGATGGACAGTGGCCcagaggagagagacgggggagtAGAAGCCACGGACGATGTGAAGCAGGGGGCGGGGGAGGAGGAAGTCGAGGGGGAGGTGAAGAAGGAGCAGACCAACCCCCTGTACACAGGCACGTCCCCCGAGGACGTCCCCGACGGAGCTCAGATCAGCAAGGCCTTCGACACGCTCTGCAACATCgtcagagacagaatgagaaggTACAAGAAGCCAGAGCCCATAGCGGACTTCTACACCAAGGGCCGCTACGTGCTGGTGACCGGTGACAGCAGCTACCTCCACCCCCACTTCTGCACCTCCACCCCGTCCGCTGGACACGTCTTAGTCACCATCTGCGACAGCGCGGTCTCTCCTTACGACCCCTTCGGCCCTTCGCCCAGCCCCCCGTATCCCCAGCCCATGCCAGCCCCTCTCCCACTTACCCCCACCTTACCCTCTGACGGAGAGGAAGGAAAGGGTGAGGATAAGGGCGGGAAAGGTGGCAGTAAAGGGAAATCTAGGAATGGAGACCCGAAGCCTAGTTCTATGGACCCTACTCCTCCCCCACAGCCCAACCCCACTCCAGCTCCATGTCCTCACCCCAAAGACCCCAAAGGTCCCAGTAACCCATCTGGACCCAAGGGGGGTAAAGATGACAGTTACCACAGGGGCTCTTCTCCCATGCCTTCCCCTCGTGGGGCCAGCAGCATGCCCCCTGACTCCATGAGTTACGAGAAGGTGGAGATGGTGGAGTCGGTGGAGAAGATATCCAAGGACCGCAAGACCAAGGGGTACGAGGAGACAGCCATGCTGGTGGAGACCATGATTGAGAAGACAACCAAGAAGAGACACTGA
- the LOC105010664 gene encoding filensin isoform X2 translates to MYKTSYLHEVRKEKYERSDIFEEPLSPDASAGACAIQGWESLQELNSRFARYINRARVLEQRNAVFRKQLETLQRMEEASGLEEAFTEQIDLNRQRIRELSADRAKLERELKDACRMLDEFTNKYRNECEYQEQLRGTLEQLNKEADYALLKNLEFQIQSQFLQDDINSTKDRHRKNMAEIQTYVNILHQINQAIPLMPNMAVGISEEKQLAQRRVPALQSQLEEYKSALCQLQAQKKRLQTETSVLENSIKSTQESYDDEIQLYNEKIESLRKDIEEAEKSLEKYTNECRHLAMYQTSLENELERYKRIIENEDNRLNSAIIGTPITLFTTNYRYTHKPMVSSRGRDITQAIQDITSVKPRQKNLAKKVMKKKEINPKDVMDSGPEERDGGVEATDDVKQGAGEEEVEGEVKKEQTNPLYTGTSPEDVPDGAQISKAFDTLCNIVRDRMRRYKKPEPIADFYTKGRYVLVTGDSSYLHPHFCTSTPSAGHVLVTICDSAVSPYDPFGPSPSPPYPQPMPAPLPLTPTLPSDGEEGKGEDKGGKGGSKGKSRNGDPKPSSMDPTPPPQPNPTPAPCPHPKDPKGPSNPSGPKGGKDDSYHRGSSPMPSPRGASSMPPDSMSYEKVEMVESVEKISKDRKTKGYEETAMLVETMIEKTTKKRH, encoded by the exons ATGTACAAGACCAGTTACCTGCACGAGGTGCGCAAGGAGAAGTACGAGCGCTCCGACATATTCGAGGAGCCTTTGTCGCCTGACGCGTCGGCGGGCGCTTGTGCCATCCAGGGCTGGGAGAGCCTGCAGGAACTTAACAGCCGCTTTGCCCGATACATCAACCGGGCACGCGTGCTAGAGCAGCGCAATGCCGTGTTCCGCAAGCAGCTGGAGACGCTGCAGCGAATGGAGGAGGCCAGCGGGCTTGAGGAGGCCTTTACGGAACAGATAGATCTGAACAGGCAGCGCATCCGCGAGCTCTCTGCTGATCGTGCAAAACTTGAGCGTGAGCTCAAGGATGCATGCCGCATGCTGGACGAGTTCACCAACAA ATACAGAAATGAATGTGAGTATCAAGAACAGCTGCGGGGTACATTGGAACAACTCAACAAG GAGGCTGACTATGCCCTGCTGAAGAACCTGGAGTTTCAGATCCAGTCTCAGTTCCTTCAGGATGACATCAACTCCaccaaagacagacacaggaag AACATGGCGGAGATCCAGACATATGTAAACATCCTGCACCAGATCAATCAGGCGATCCCACTGATGCCCAATATGGCTGTGGGCATCTCTGAG GAGAAGCAGCTGGCCCAGAGAAGAGTTCCAGCCCTGCAGAGTCAACTGGAGGAGTACAAGAGTGCCCTCTGCCAGCTCCAAGCACAGAAAAAGCGTCTGCAAACCGAG ACATCAGTGTTGGAGAATTCCATTAAGAGCACACAGGAGAGCTATGATGATGAGATCCAGCTGTACAATGAGAAGATTGAGTCCCTGAGGAAGGACATCGAGGAGGCAGAGAAGTCCCTGGAGAAGTACACCAATGAGTGTCGCCACTTGGCCATGTACCAGACCTCCCTGGAAAATGAGCTGGAAAGATACAAAAGGATCATCGAGAACGAGGACAACAG GTTGAATTCAGCCATAATCGGGACTCCGATTACCTTGTTCACTACAAATTACCGCTACACCCACAAACCCATGGTGTCCAGCAGGGGCAGAG acaTCACCCAAGCCATCCAGGACATCACCAGTGTCAAGCCTCGCCAGAAGAACCTGGCTAAGAAGGTCATGAAGAAGAAGGAGATCAACCCCAAAGACGTGATGGACAGTGGCCcagaggagagagacgggggagtAGAAGCCACGGACGATGTGAAGCAGGGGGCGGGGGAGGAGGAAGTCGAGGGGGAGGTGAAGAAGGAGCAGACCAACCCCCTGTACACAGGCACGTCCCCCGAGGACGTCCCCGACGGAGCTCAGATCAGCAAGGCCTTCGACACGCTCTGCAACATCgtcagagacagaatgagaaggTACAAGAAGCCAGAGCCCATAGCGGACTTCTACACCAAGGGCCGCTACGTGCTGGTGACCGGTGACAGCAGCTACCTCCACCCCCACTTCTGCACCTCCACCCCGTCCGCTGGACACGTCTTAGTCACCATCTGCGACAGCGCGGTCTCTCCTTACGACCCCTTCGGCCCTTCGCCCAGCCCCCCGTATCCCCAGCCCATGCCAGCCCCTCTCCCACTTACCCCCACCTTACCCTCTGACGGAGAGGAAGGAAAGGGTGAGGATAAGGGCGGGAAAGGTGGCAGTAAAGGGAAATCTAGGAATGGAGACCCGAAGCCTAGTTCTATGGACCCTACTCCTCCCCCACAGCCCAACCCCACTCCAGCTCCATGTCCTCACCCCAAAGACCCCAAAGGTCCCAGTAACCCATCTGGACCCAAGGGGGGTAAAGATGACAGTTACCACAGGGGCTCTTCTCCCATGCCTTCCCCTCGTGGGGCCAGCAGCATGCCCCCTGACTCCATGAGTTACGAGAAGGTGGAGATGGTGGAGTCGGTGGAGAAGATATCCAAGGACCGCAAGACCAAGGGGTACGAGGAGACAGCCATGCTGGTGGAGACCATGATTGAGAAGACAACCAAGAAGAGACACTGA